In Ursus arctos isolate Adak ecotype North America unplaced genomic scaffold, UrsArc2.0 scaffold_3, whole genome shotgun sequence, one DNA window encodes the following:
- the STMP1 gene encoding short transmembrane mitochondrial protein 1 gives MLQFLLGFTLGNVVGMYLAQNYDIPNLAKKLEEIKKDLDAKKKPPSS, from the exons CTTGGATTTACTCTTGGCAATGTGGTTGGAATGTATCTGGCTCAGAACTATGAC atacCAAACCTGGCtaaaaaactagaagaaattaaaaaggactTGGACGCCAAGAAGAAACCCCCTAGTTCATGA